The Ignavibacteriota bacterium genome contains the following window.
TGTGCCCGCGTATGTTACGGATCTGCATCTCAATACGGATTGGAGTTTTGCCGGGCTTCCGCTTTCGTCATCGTTCCATGTGAATAATATTTTCAATTACAATTATGTTGAGTTGATTGGGAACATCGCACCGATTCGGAATTTTGTGTTGACGGTGGAGGGGAAGTGGTAAACTGTCGTCGCATCACCGTGAACGGTGACGCTAAAGTTTTCAAGTTGGATAAATCCGACTGTCGTTTTCCACCTGCCTCAGGCTGTCATTCCCGCGAACGCGGGAATCCAATTAAGGGTGTTGTATTGAGGACGAATGATTGGATACCTGCTTACGCAGGTATGACACAATTCGCTTTGGTGTTTAGTGTCTAAACCAACAACGCTACACTTCTGCACTTCTCAATCGTGGGGAGGATTGGAGATTTATGCCTGCTCGATGATGGTTGAAATTCAGAAGCGGGGATGGAAAGTTTGGGCGGTTTGTTATCCTGATTCTAAGGTGGAAGAATTCCTGAGGGCAAACAATATTTTCGTGATGGATGTGCCAAGTTATTTCAAATTGAGTCTCCGCTCGATATTCTCCATCAGGTCGTTGATAAAGCAAGAAGAAATTTCTGTCGTTCATGTTCATTTTCATCGGGATATTTGGCAGGCATCACTCGCGTTGCTTGGCAATTCAAAACGAACGTTGCTGATGAGCATTTACATGGGAGTGAACAAGAAGCGGGATATATTTCATCGCTTCATTTACAATCGTGTGAATGCGTTTTTCTCTTCGTCGAAGGAATTGAACAGAGTTTTGCCGGAGCGTTATCCTGTTCCTGCGGAAAAATTTCATTATCTTCCGTACGGAAGAAATGTCGGTCATTACAAACGAGACGAAGCAAAGAGAGCGAAAATCCGGATGCAATATGGAATTGATGAGCAGGATATTGTTGTCGGTGCGATGATGCGTATTGACCCGGGAAAATGTGTATTCGATTTTGTGGAAAGTTTTCTCCATCTTCCCGCTGAGTTTCGTGAGCGCGTGAGGTTTCTTATTGTCGGTGAGCCGACACGAAAGCGGAAATCAACACTCAACGAATCTCCGTTTGAAGCGCATTGTGAAGAATATTATTTTCAGATAAAAGAGTTCATCGCGAAAAATCAATTGGAAAAGAGTATCTTCCTGTGTGGATTTCAGAGTGATGTGATTGGATATTTGAGTGCGATGGATGTGTTCGTGTTTCCGAGTCGTGATGAGTTGTTCTCGCTGGTGGTGCTTGATGCAATGGCGATGAAGTTGCCTGTCGTTGCGGCAAATGCAGGCGGGAATGTGTATCAGGTGGAAGATGGAGTTTCCGGATTCCTGTTTTCTGTTGGGAAGAGTCAGGAATTGGCATCAAAGATTCAAGCATATTTGATTAATCCTGAATTAATGAATCGTCATGGGAATTCGGGACGTGATTTTGTTGTTGCACACCATGATATGAAAAGAGCAGTTGAGCAATTACTTCAATTTTATACATAAACCTTTGTGTACTTCGTGCAATCTTTGTGTTCTTTGTGGTAAAAAAACACAAAGAGCGCTAAGAAACCACAAAGAACCACAAAGAACTTAGATGAAATAAATGGAACAAAACAAGAAAAATAATATCCCATTTAACAAACCTTTCATTGACCAGACAGTCGCTGATTATCTGCACAAAGTTTTTGATTCAGGCAAACTATCCGGCGATGGAGTGTTCTGCAAAGAAGTTGAAACAGAATTGGAACGACTTTTCGGAATGAAACACGCCTTGCTGACAACTTCATGCACGCACGCGATGGAAATTGCGACGATGATACTTGACCTCAAACCGGGTGATGAAGTTATCGTTCCAAGTTTTACTTTTGTTTCGACGGCGAATGCTGTGTTGCGTGCGGGTGGCACTCCGGTATTCTGTGAAATTAATGATAAGACGTTCACTCTTGAACCATCGGATCTAGAGAAACGGATTACTTCTAAAACGAAAGCAATATTTCCTGTTCATTATGCCGGTGTTTCGGCAGAGATGGATGAGATATTATCGTTAGCTAAAGCGCATAATTTATATGTGATTGAAGATGCGGCGCAAGGCGTGAACGCAAAGTACAAAGGGAAATATCTCGGAACAATCGGTCACATGGGGGCATACAGTTTTCATGATACAAAAAACTATGTGAGCGGTGAAGGGGGTGCGTTTATCACCAATGATGAAGCAATTGCAAGACGTGCAGAGATAATCAGGGAGAAAGGGACGAACCGTGCGAACTTTCTCCGAGGCGAAGTGGACAAATATACATGGGTTGATTGTGGAAGCAGTTATGTGCTTTCTGATATTCTCGCGGCGGTGCTTCGTTGTCAGTTGGATAAACTTGAACAGATTCAACAACGAAGGAAACAGATTCACAATCTTTATGTGAACGGATTGAAAGAGTTGGAACAGCGTGAGTTGCTTCGCCTTCCAATCATTCCGGAGTACTATGAATCAAATTATCACATCTTTTGCATTTTGCTGAGGAATGAAGATGAGCGCAACCGATTGATGAAGAATCTCAAAGAGGCAGGAGTCGGCGCTACGTTTCATTATATCCCATTACATTCTTCACCGTACGCAGTGAACTCACTTGGAACGAAGGATATACGATTGCCTGTTACCGATAGAGTTGCAAGTACGTTACTTCGACTTCCGATTTATCCGCATCTTTCGGATGAGGATGTTTTTTATGTGATTGAAAATGTTAAGAAATCTATTCACCACGGATGACACGGAAATCGCACAGATACTCGCTGATAAATCAATTTGTGCAAATCAGTGTTTTTTCCGTGACATCAGTGGTTAATTCATAGAATAAAGAATATGTTTGTAGATTCACACGCACATTTATTTTTCAAAGATTTTGAAAACGATTTGGATGATGTTATCAAGCGCGCGCAAGATGCAGCCGTTGAGTACATCATCAATCCCGGAACGGATGTTCCGACAAGTAAAAAATCCATCGAACTTGCAGAGAAGTACGAGATGATTTATGCGGGAGCCGGATTTCATCCGCACGACGCGTCGAAAGCAAATGACGAATCACTTGAGGAAATTGAACGACTTTCTCACCATCCGAAAGTTGTTGCCATTGGCGAGATTGGTTTGGATTATCATTATGATTTTTCACCGAGAGAGAAACAGCGTGATGTCTTTTCAAAACAAATTGATATTGCTATCCAACGAAATCTCCCTATCATCATTCACAGTCGTGAAGCGGAAGAGGATACGCTTGGAATTGTAGAAGAGAAAGTAAAAGCACATCCTGATTGGAGAAAACATTTAGTTCAGCCGCACAACCGTTATCCTTCACCGAAAGGAGTGTTTCATTGTTTTCCCGGTGATTCAAAGATGGCATGGAAAGTTATTGATTGGGGATTTTATATTTCTCTTCCGGGATTTGTAACGTTTCCCAATAAGCCGACTCGACCGAACTCGATGGTGGAAGTTGCGCAACATGTTTCTGCTGAACATATCCTGCTTGAAACGGACAGTCCGTATCTTTCCCCCGCGCCGTTTCGAGGGAAGCGGAACGAACCAGCGAACATTCCATTCATCGCACAGAAGATTGCAGATTTGCAAGGACTTTCAGTTGAAGACATTGGACGGGCGAGTAACTTCGGTGTATATAATTTGTTTGGTGTTGGAAAATACCCTGAGCCGACGATTGCCTACAAGTTGAAAAATTCGTTGTATCTCAACATCACGATTCGATGCAATGCCGATTGTGTTTTTTGTGACAGAAAAGGAGAGGCGGTTATCAAAGGACATAATTTGAAAATCGAAAAGGAACCGACAGGTCAGGAAGTTATTCAGGCAATCGGTGACCCGACGAAGTACAATGAGATTGTTTTTTGTGGATTCGGTGAGCCAACAATTCGTCTTGATGTTGTGAAGGAAGTTTCTTCGTGGGTGAAGAAGAACGGAGCGAAGGTTAGACTCAACACAGACGGACATGGGAACATTATCAATCATCGGAACATTGTCCCGGAACTTGTCGGGTTAGTAGATTCAGTTTCCATCAGTTTGAATTCAATTGACCAAAAGCAATACGGAGAACTGATGCGAATTGACGGAGCGAAATATTTTCCTGCAATGGTTGACTTTGCAAAGGAGTGTGTCAGGCACAAACTTGATACGACATTGACAATAGTTGAACTCGATGAAGTTGATGAACAGAAAGCGCGGGAGTTTGTCGAGAAAGAAATTGGGGCGAAGTTTAGGAACAGACCATTCTTTTAGAAAGGAGTTTTATGGTTAGTAACATGATTTGTGGTTTGTGGTTTGTGGTTTGTTTGTTTATGACAGCCTTTCCACAGGAAAACCATACTGAGGTAACAAAAGAACGGAGTGAAAAAATTGAACAAATTCTCCGCCTTCAAGATACACGAACGCCGCACGATGCGCGGCTGAAGGAGTTCCTTACCGATAGAGATGAACTGGTTCGTGAACGTGCAACGCTTGCGTACGGTAGTATTCAGGATACTTCCGTGTTGCCGCTTCTGGTTACAAATATGTTGGACGAAAATGAAGATGTCGGATTTGCGGCTGTGTTTGCCATCGGTCAAACTGCTTCAATACTTTCGAGAAAGGGGAGAGAAAAGTTTGAACACGACCTCATCTGGATTCGACTTGACCAAATTCAATCGAAGAACAAAAAAGCGCATGACAGAATGATTGAAGAAATTGGAAAGTTTGGTACGGACGCGGCGCTGAAAGATTTGATGCTGAGATTTGGTTCACAGAACACTCATCAAGCGAATCTTCCGTTCGTGATGTCTGTTGCGCGATTTGCTATTCGAAACGTTGTGAGGGAAGAGGCGACACGATATGTAGTCGGGTTAGCAAAAGGAAATGAACCGGTGTCATGGCAGGTGGTGTATGCGTTGCAACGAATCGGGAATAATCAGGAAACAAAAAATGAAATTGATAATCTTGTTGGATTGTACCGTCATCCTGACCCGCTTGCGAGAATGCATCTTGCAGTGTTGCTGGGAAAAATCAAAGATGAAAAATCTTCTGTCGGACCGTTGTTGAACTTAGCGGAGTTTGATTCCGATTGGCGCGTTCGTGTCAACGCGCTGAAGGCATTGGCAAACTTCTCAACTAAACA
Protein-coding sequences here:
- a CDS encoding glycosyltransferase family 4 protein; this translates as MSKPTTLHFCTSQSWGGLEIYACSMMVEIQKRGWKVWAVCYPDSKVEEFLRANNIFVMDVPSYFKLSLRSIFSIRSLIKQEEISVVHVHFHRDIWQASLALLGNSKRTLLMSIYMGVNKKRDIFHRFIYNRVNAFFSSSKELNRVLPERYPVPAEKFHYLPYGRNVGHYKRDEAKRAKIRMQYGIDEQDIVVGAMMRIDPGKCVFDFVESFLHLPAEFRERVRFLIVGEPTRKRKSTLNESPFEAHCEEYYFQIKEFIAKNQLEKSIFLCGFQSDVIGYLSAMDVFVFPSRDELFSLVVLDAMAMKLPVVAANAGGNVYQVEDGVSGFLFSVGKSQELASKIQAYLINPELMNRHGNSGRDFVVAHHDMKRAVEQLLQFYT
- a CDS encoding YchF/TatD family DNA exonuclease — encoded protein: MFVDSHAHLFFKDFENDLDDVIKRAQDAAVEYIINPGTDVPTSKKSIELAEKYEMIYAGAGFHPHDASKANDESLEEIERLSHHPKVVAIGEIGLDYHYDFSPREKQRDVFSKQIDIAIQRNLPIIIHSREAEEDTLGIVEEKVKAHPDWRKHLVQPHNRYPSPKGVFHCFPGDSKMAWKVIDWGFYISLPGFVTFPNKPTRPNSMVEVAQHVSAEHILLETDSPYLSPAPFRGKRNEPANIPFIAQKIADLQGLSVEDIGRASNFGVYNLFGVGKYPEPTIAYKLKNSLYLNITIRCNADCVFCDRKGEAVIKGHNLKIEKEPTGQEVIQAIGDPTKYNEIVFCGFGEPTIRLDVVKEVSSWVKKNGAKVRLNTDGHGNIINHRNIVPELVGLVDSVSISLNSIDQKQYGELMRIDGAKYFPAMVDFAKECVRHKLDTTLTIVELDEVDEQKAREFVEKEIGAKFRNRPFF
- the rffA gene encoding dTDP-4-amino-4,6-dideoxygalactose transaminase, yielding MEQNKKNNIPFNKPFIDQTVADYLHKVFDSGKLSGDGVFCKEVETELERLFGMKHALLTTSCTHAMEIATMILDLKPGDEVIVPSFTFVSTANAVLRAGGTPVFCEINDKTFTLEPSDLEKRITSKTKAIFPVHYAGVSAEMDEILSLAKAHNLYVIEDAAQGVNAKYKGKYLGTIGHMGAYSFHDTKNYVSGEGGAFITNDEAIARRAEIIREKGTNRANFLRGEVDKYTWVDCGSSYVLSDILAAVLRCQLDKLEQIQQRRKQIHNLYVNGLKELEQRELLRLPIIPEYYESNYHIFCILLRNEDERNRLMKNLKEAGVGATFHYIPLHSSPYAVNSLGTKDIRLPVTDRVASTLLRLPIYPHLSDEDVFYVIENVKKSIHHG